One part of the Desulfuromonas acetoxidans DSM 684 genome encodes these proteins:
- a CDS encoding HD domain-containing protein produces the protein MKKKQYQREIHKLMNDIAELLVTHHGGSLSEGDLDHGIKQLNGAFKLAQDAHAEQKRKSGEPYLFHPLRVALLAARHWMEFSSIIAALLHDVVEDTPVTLDEVEADFGAEVALLVKGLTKVEDAALSREILKAETYRNQILVAIKDIRVLCLKLWDRLDNLRTIGALKPEKQVLIAEETRTVYIPLARHLGMGQVADELEALSLAILYPRRASRYRRVVKELGERSDSARRQIRNDITTEFNRHHLNVALKDNWRSFSLEGAMRVGRGISALYSLDVLVDSTMDAYVALGLLHRLYQPITGKLRDHLNAPSQHGYQAIKTTVQAGEYRLRIQITTRKFERFNESGVLAPGFEFRRENFAGLMRSLLDGESIFDIDHLRLASATIQVYTPNGESRMLPEGSSALDFAFEIHEKLGIHAFRARINGQTRVLKTRLMDGDQVQIETVDVPGVLPKWLDWAVTPRARNSIRRYLRTIVRDNKHND, from the coding sequence ATGAAGAAAAAGCAGTATCAACGCGAAATTCACAAATTGATGAATGACATTGCCGAGCTGTTGGTGACCCACCATGGTGGCAGTCTCAGTGAAGGTGATCTTGATCATGGCATCAAACAGCTGAATGGCGCCTTCAAGCTGGCTCAGGACGCTCATGCCGAGCAGAAACGCAAATCGGGTGAACCCTATCTGTTCCATCCGTTGCGTGTCGCGTTACTCGCGGCGCGTCACTGGATGGAGTTCTCTTCAATTATTGCCGCATTGCTGCATGACGTGGTTGAGGACACTCCGGTGACCCTTGACGAGGTTGAAGCTGATTTCGGTGCTGAGGTGGCTCTGCTGGTCAAGGGCTTGACCAAGGTTGAGGATGCCGCCTTAAGTCGTGAAATTCTCAAAGCCGAGACCTATCGTAATCAGATTCTGGTGGCGATTAAGGATATTCGCGTGCTGTGTTTGAAGCTGTGGGACCGCCTCGACAATCTGCGTACCATCGGCGCACTCAAACCGGAAAAACAGGTACTGATCGCGGAAGAGACCCGCACTGTGTATATCCCACTGGCACGCCATCTCGGTATGGGCCAGGTTGCGGATGAACTGGAAGCGTTGTCCCTGGCCATTCTCTATCCACGTCGGGCATCGCGCTATCGGCGGGTGGTGAAAGAGCTTGGTGAACGCAGTGACTCCGCGCGCCGACAGATCCGTAATGATATTACCACGGAGTTTAATCGCCATCATCTCAACGTGGCGCTCAAGGATAACTGGCGATCCTTTTCTCTCGAAGGCGCCATGCGCGTCGGGCGAGGTATTTCCGCCCTGTACAGCCTTGATGTGTTAGTGGATTCCACCATGGATGCCTATGTGGCGCTTGGACTGTTGCACCGCCTTTATCAGCCGATTACCGGCAAATTACGTGATCATCTCAATGCGCCATCGCAGCACGGCTACCAGGCGATCAAGACCACTGTGCAGGCGGGGGAGTATCGGTTGCGCATTCAGATCACCACGCGTAAATTCGAACGCTTCAATGAATCCGGTGTCCTGGCACCGGGTTTTGAATTCCGTCGTGAGAATTTTGCCGGATTGATGCGTAGCCTGCTGGATGGTGAATCCATTTTTGATATTGATCACCTACGGCTGGCCTCGGCAACCATACAAGTTTATACACCCAATGGTGAATCGCGCATGTTGCCGGAGGGCAGCAGTGCCCTTGACTTTGCTTTTGAAATTCATGAAAAACTCGGGATCCATGCGTTTCGCGCCCGCATTAATGGTCAGACACGGGTTTTGAAAACTCGGCTGATGGATGGTGATCAGGTGCAGATTGAAACCGTGGATGTTCCCGGTGTGTTACCCAAATGGCTCGACTGGGCCGTCACTCCGAGAGCACGTAACAGCATTCGCCGTTACCTGCGCACGATCGTTCGAGATAATAAACATAATGATTAA
- a CDS encoding histidine triad nucleotide-binding protein, which produces MPDNCLFCKIVAGEIPAEIVYEDDLVVAFKDIDPQAPVHMLIIPRKHIVGMNDIEDEDQQVLARIHFVAVKLARQFDIAEPGYRLVNNCNEHGGQAVGHLHYHLLGGRQLSWPPG; this is translated from the coding sequence ATGCCGGACAACTGTCTTTTCTGTAAAATCGTCGCCGGAGAGATTCCGGCCGAGATTGTCTATGAAGATGATCTGGTCGTGGCCTTTAAAGATATCGACCCCCAGGCACCGGTCCATATGCTGATCATTCCACGCAAGCACATTGTGGGTATGAATGACATTGAGGACGAGGACCAACAGGTTCTTGCCCGTATCCATTTTGTTGCCGTGAAATTGGCCCGCCAGTTTGATATTGCCGAGCCCGGTTACCGGCTGGTCAATAACTGTAACGAACATGGCGGACAAGCCGTTGGCCATTTGCACTACCATCTGCTCGGCGGACGCCAGCTGAGCTGGCCTCCAGGGTAG